In Geotalea uraniireducens, one genomic interval encodes:
- a CDS encoding Spy/CpxP family protein refolding chaperone, giving the protein MKRKAAVIAMTATLIGASLAGGAFASTPDAATDAPRQMNCRKHGHDFMAKWAKALDLTADQQSRIKALVEAERQSTAPLHKQLAEGRKDLRQALQPATFNEAAARSLLASQAGVRADLVIAHAKLRQQIFALLTPAQQQEAAKLRDLMGGPERGHHRRGGW; this is encoded by the coding sequence ATGAAACGGAAAGCAGCAGTGATTGCCATGACCGCCACCCTGATCGGCGCCAGCCTCGCCGGCGGTGCCTTCGCCTCGACACCCGACGCCGCCACCGACGCCCCGCGGCAGATGAACTGTCGCAAACACGGCCACGACTTCATGGCCAAGTGGGCCAAGGCCCTCGACCTGACCGCCGACCAGCAGAGCCGGATCAAGGCGCTGGTCGAGGCGGAACGGCAAAGCACCGCCCCGCTCCACAAGCAGCTCGCCGAGGGGCGCAAGGACCTCCGCCAGGCCCTGCAGCCGGCGACCTTCAACGAGGCGGCGGCCCGCTCGCTCCTCGCCAGCCAGGCCGGAGTGCGAGCCGACCTGGTCATCGCCCACGCCAAACTGCGGCAGCAGATTTTTGCCCTGCTGACCCCGGCGCAGCAGCAGGAAGCGGCCAAACTCCGCGACCTGATGGGAGGCCCGGAAAGAGGCCACCACCGCCGCGGTGGCTGGTAA